One window from the genome of Myxococcales bacterium encodes:
- a CDS encoding glycosyltransferase family 39 protein, with the protein MTSPPFVNASAAPPRRRVALAALVFVAATTLTMWWQASVGIARDEAVYMHAGDRYARWWGRWLTGDGGGDKAAIAAAWGGPRDTDNNREHPPLIKTLMGASHAIAVNGFGARGTAELASYRVIGALFMGLLALVCFVWASQLWGVAAGAWASLFVMCMPRVLGYASVACFDVPIATLWLACTYAYWRAQTSRRWCVALALVLGAALATKHNALILPWVFGLHSLIVTWRQGRASHGSRWRALRARWPIVVAMACAPLVLLLLWPWLWLAPVDHTVAWLRFHLTHVHYNYEYLGTNYNAPPFPWHVPLVTTALTVPLVTLVAAVLGGVSLWVHRARARLPGEAAQDPTHGAVSLLIISGSLALAPFMLGSTPIFGAEKHWLAALAVIAMVAGVGAARAMAALAERRGGTLARACCGLLIAVALGQELHAGHRGGLAHYNALAGGASGGADLGMNRQYWGLSARQALPALAGLAAPAGAGASLKIYTHDAAPAWAFYRRFGMVPGSWQDSGAELRGIEAADLALVIHEKHFARHEAMIWQAYQTAAPAQVITAAGVPVVSIYVNPQGRAATGTAARHRD; encoded by the coding sequence GTGACCTCACCGCCATTTGTAAATGCATCCGCGGCTCCGCCACGCCGCCGCGTGGCCTTGGCGGCGTTGGTGTTCGTCGCGGCGACAACGCTGACGATGTGGTGGCAAGCTTCGGTCGGCATCGCCCGCGACGAGGCGGTGTATATGCATGCCGGCGACCGCTATGCGCGCTGGTGGGGGCGGTGGCTCACAGGCGATGGTGGTGGCGACAAGGCGGCGATTGCGGCGGCCTGGGGTGGCCCGCGCGACACCGACAATAACCGCGAGCATCCGCCGCTCATTAAGACGCTGATGGGCGCCAGCCACGCGATCGCCGTCAACGGGTTTGGCGCGCGCGGCACCGCCGAGCTCGCGAGCTATCGCGTGATAGGCGCGCTATTTATGGGTTTGCTCGCCTTAGTCTGCTTTGTATGGGCGTCGCAATTATGGGGCGTGGCCGCCGGCGCATGGGCAAGCCTCTTTGTGATGTGCATGCCGCGTGTGCTGGGCTATGCGTCCGTGGCGTGCTTTGACGTCCCCATCGCCACGCTGTGGCTGGCCTGCACGTATGCCTATTGGCGCGCGCAGACGTCGCGGCGATGGTGCGTCGCGCTCGCGCTCGTGCTGGGCGCTGCGCTCGCGACCAAGCACAACGCGCTCATCTTGCCGTGGGTGTTTGGCCTGCATTCGCTCATCGTTACGTGGCGACAAGGGAGGGCTAGCCACGGCAGCAGGTGGCGCGCGCTGCGTGCGCGTTGGCCGATCGTGGTCGCGATGGCCTGTGCGCCGCTGGTCTTGCTGCTGCTTTGGCCGTGGTTGTGGCTGGCGCCCGTTGACCACACGGTGGCGTGGCTGCGATTTCACCTAACCCATGTGCACTACAATTATGAGTATCTCGGCACCAACTACAACGCGCCGCCCTTTCCGTGGCATGTGCCGCTAGTGACGACCGCGCTCACGGTGCCCTTGGTCACCCTGGTGGCGGCGGTCCTCGGCGGCGTGTCGCTGTGGGTACATCGAGCGCGAGCGCGCCTGCCCGGCGAGGCGGCGCAGGACCCCACGCACGGCGCCGTGTCGCTACTAATCATCTCTGGTAGCCTGGCGCTGGCGCCGTTTATGCTCGGCTCGACGCCGATTTTTGGCGCCGAAAAACATTGGCTGGCGGCGCTCGCGGTCATCGCGATGGTGGCGGGCGTCGGCGCGGCGCGGGCCATGGCCGCGCTGGCTGAGCGGCGAGGCGGAACGCTTGCGCGCGCGTGCTGCGGCTTGCTCATCGCGGTCGCCTTGGGGCAGGAACTCCATGCCGGCCATCGCGGCGGCCTTGCGCATTACAACGCGCTCGCGGGGGGCGCGAGTGGTGGCGCAGACCTCGGGATGAATCGCCAGTATTGGGGGCTCTCGGCGCGGCAGGCCTTGCCAGCCCTCGCGGGGCTTGCGGCCCCAGCCGGCGCTGGCGCGTCACTCAAAATCTATACGCACGATGCCGCGCCCGCGTGGGCATTTTATCGCCGCTTTGGCATGGTGCCGGGCTCGTGGCAAGACAGCGGCGCCGAGTTGCGCGGTATCGAGGCCGCCGATCTCGCGCTGGTGATTCATGAAAAACATTTTGCGCGCCACGAGGCGATGATCTGGCAGGCCTATCAGACCGCGGCGCCGGCCCAGGTGATCACCGCTGCCGGCGTGCCGGTGGTGTCGATCTATGTCAATCCGCAGGGGCGCGCCGCTACGGGGACAGCCGCACGTCATCGAGATTGA
- a CDS encoding sulfatase-like hydrolase/transferase, whose amino-acid sequence MLLRRARDVHEFSSTWWFAFVVKLALSTAAISWLVARAPETAAAMPLRAIVVATSLVIATAAAMWWRRRSRPRAITTWVLLITASLLALWLGNHAGVSKAAGYTGLGGGIAAFLGRAIDLDRDGHAAWFGGGDCDDLNRDIHPGAADIPDDGIDQNCLGGDLRLDQAAAPTAATQFSEAPRAPLPTDLNIIVITIDTLRADRLSAYGYERVTTPNLDALAARGTRFANAWAHAPSTRYSIPAILTGRLPLSARYDTSAPGWPGLLPQAITLGELAQAAGRETGAILNYDYFDPKRRMNQGFAVYDNDNRRLHHGVPGQGPAHTRGSSSREQTDKAIEFVSARTAAPFFLWVHYYDPHYEYEAHREAPAWPGEQGRYDQEIFFTDLQLGRLLATLDSLGLRERTAIIVTGDHGEGFGEHDVAFHGYHLYAAQTRVPLLMFVPGLPARVEPQPTGHIDIAATVADLLDLRDSALLGNLMGQSALRPRAAAAPALVFQELSYENNNEVRGVASARCHVIYTMSPIASWQVYDVEIDPNETRDLSGQPGACADERAALAQFVDRSQVPEGAAAALLPAPPSERGLSLWLGEHIELLDLQVPKVARRGDIIELTWTFAAHGAPPAGYKLFVHAQGPQHRRLVGDHEPARPFAWWRAGQYIRYRSTLAIPADAPLGSYELWVGAWRGEHRLTIAAKASPQQSSPIVVKENRAKVARVELLP is encoded by the coding sequence GTGCTGCTGCGGCGCGCGCGCGACGTGCACGAGTTCTCGAGCACGTGGTGGTTCGCTTTCGTCGTCAAGCTTGCGCTGAGTACCGCCGCCATTAGTTGGTTGGTAGCGCGCGCGCCGGAGACCGCCGCGGCGATGCCCTTGCGGGCGATCGTTGTCGCGACAAGCCTCGTAATCGCGACCGCCGCTGCGATGTGGTGGCGGCGCCGTTCGCGTCCGCGCGCCATCACAACCTGGGTGCTGCTCATCACCGCATCATTGCTCGCGCTTTGGCTGGGCAATCATGCCGGCGTGAGCAAGGCCGCGGGATACACCGGGCTGGGCGGCGGCATCGCGGCGTTCCTGGGCCGCGCGATCGATCTGGACCGCGATGGCCACGCCGCTTGGTTTGGCGGCGGGGACTGCGATGATCTTAATCGCGACATTCATCCCGGCGCGGCGGATATCCCCGACGACGGCATCGACCAAAATTGCCTTGGCGGCGATCTGCGCCTGGACCAGGCTGCGGCCCCAACCGCCGCGACGCAATTTTCCGAGGCGCCGCGCGCGCCGTTACCCACCGATCTAAATATCATCGTGATCACGATCGATACGCTGCGCGCCGATCGACTCAGCGCCTATGGTTACGAGCGCGTCACGACGCCGAATCTCGACGCGCTCGCCGCGCGCGGCACGCGCTTTGCCAATGCGTGGGCGCACGCGCCCTCAACGCGTTACTCGATCCCCGCCATCCTCACCGGACGCCTGCCACTCTCGGCGCGCTACGACACGAGCGCCCCTGGCTGGCCCGGCTTGCTGCCGCAGGCCATTACGCTTGGAGAGCTGGCGCAGGCCGCAGGGCGCGAGACCGGCGCGATCTTGAACTACGACTACTTTGATCCCAAGCGACGTATGAACCAAGGCTTTGCGGTCTACGACAACGACAATCGTCGCCTGCACCACGGCGTGCCAGGCCAAGGACCGGCGCATACGCGCGGCAGCTCGTCGCGCGAGCAAACCGACAAGGCGATTGAGTTTGTCAGCGCACGCACCGCCGCGCCGTTTTTTTTGTGGGTGCACTACTACGATCCGCACTACGAGTACGAGGCGCATCGCGAGGCGCCGGCGTGGCCCGGCGAGCAAGGCCGCTACGACCAAGAGATTTTTTTCACCGACCTCCAGCTTGGGCGCCTGCTGGCAACGCTCGATTCGCTTGGCCTGCGCGAGCGCACCGCGATCATCGTGACGGGCGATCATGGCGAGGGTTTTGGCGAACACGACGTCGCCTTTCACGGCTATCATCTTTATGCCGCGCAGACGCGCGTGCCGCTGCTGATGTTTGTGCCCGGCCTGCCCGCGCGCGTCGAGCCCCAGCCGACGGGACACATCGATATCGCCGCCACCGTGGCTGACCTACTCGATCTGCGAGACTCGGCGCTCCTAGGCAACCTCATGGGCCAGAGCGCGTTGCGGCCCCGCGCCGCGGCCGCACCTGCCTTGGTGTTCCAAGAGCTCTCCTATGAAAACAACAACGAGGTGCGCGGGGTTGCCTCGGCGAGGTGCCACGTCATCTACACCATGTCGCCAATCGCCAGCTGGCAGGTCTACGACGTCGAGATCGATCCGAACGAAACGCGCGATTTAAGCGGCCAGCCAGGCGCCTGCGCCGATGAGCGCGCGGCATTGGCGCAATTCGTTGACCGATCGCAAGTGCCCGAAGGCGCGGCTGCGGCGTTGCTGCCCGCACCCCCGAGCGAGCGCGGCTTGTCGCTTTGGCTCGGCGAACACATCGAGTTGCTCGACCTGCAGGTGCCCAAGGTCGCGCGCCGAGGCGACATCATCGAACTTACATGGACGTTTGCGGCCCACGGCGCGCCACCCGCCGGCTACAAGTTATTCGTGCACGCGCAGGGCCCTCAGCATCGGCGCCTGGTTGGAGATCACGAGCCCGCGCGGCCGTTTGCGTGGTGGCGTGCCGGACAATATATTCGCTATCGATCGACGCTGGCGATTCCTGCCGATGCGCCGCTTGGTTCGTATGAGCTGTGGGTTGGCGCGTGGCGTGGCGAACACAGACTGACGATCGCCGCCAAGGCGAGCCCGCAACAGAGCTCACCCATCGTAGTCAAAGAAAATCGCGCCAAGGTCGCGCGCGTGGAGCTGCTGCCGTGA
- a CDS encoding DUF4377 domain-containing protein yields the protein MKFSFIMILGWFVGSACGSADREQGIMLVDHYRVPCVGENLRLCLRASELDGSEYWYFYDYIEGFDYQWGHRYALRVEVTEIENPPQDGSSARYELIEVISDEVIDERFEIALTAPYANGDAATGSFSLLGQRDVTCAAAESCDLIAAALGANEAITLELGHPSTPTDPLIVYSTR from the coding sequence ATGAAATTTTCCTTCATCATGATCTTGGGTTGGTTTGTTGGCTCCGCGTGCGGCTCCGCGGACAGAGAACAGGGAATCATGCTCGTCGACCACTATAGGGTACCGTGCGTGGGCGAGAACTTGCGGCTCTGCTTGCGTGCCAGCGAGCTTGACGGCTCCGAGTACTGGTACTTCTACGACTATATTGAGGGTTTCGACTACCAATGGGGCCACCGCTACGCGCTCCGGGTGGAGGTCACGGAGATCGAAAATCCACCCCAGGATGGGTCCTCGGCGCGGTATGAGCTCATCGAGGTCATAAGCGACGAGGTTATCGATGAACGCTTTGAGATAGCGCTAACCGCGCCCTATGCGAACGGCGACGCCGCGACCGGGAGCTTTAGCTTGCTCGGCCAGCGCGATGTCACCTGCGCGGCGGCGGAGTCCTGCGACTTGATTGCCGCGGCACTGGGGGCCAACGAAGCGATTACGCTCGAACTCGGCCATCCCTCCACGCCGACCGACCCGCTGATTGTCTATTCTACCCGCTGA
- a CDS encoding ankyrin repeat domain-containing protein has product MSTYTILIVLALLCVTSCRERDQKPNALKISRNDEALHEAVRGGDLNGVKRALASKANINSKFDGGMNVLHYAALAGHCEMTNYLLGQHADANAKDDLGRTPLLIAAYAAFEPNVCTVRAFISAAANVNQADERGVSPLMGSLDPDISKLLIVHGALVNHASQLGDTALIYAVRRNKKDLVELLLDHGADTAHTNKTGESAVDIARKQGSVEIVDLLHERQKR; this is encoded by the coding sequence ATGTCGACTTACACAATACTGATTGTGCTGGCCCTTCTTTGCGTCACGTCGTGCCGCGAACGAGACCAAAAACCAAACGCTTTAAAAATCTCCAGGAACGACGAGGCGTTACACGAGGCCGTACGAGGAGGCGACTTAAACGGCGTGAAGCGGGCGCTCGCCTCCAAAGCAAATATCAACAGCAAATTTGATGGCGGAATGAATGTTTTGCATTACGCCGCGCTGGCTGGGCATTGTGAAATGACAAACTACTTGCTCGGCCAGCATGCCGACGCTAACGCCAAAGACGACTTGGGCCGGACGCCGTTGCTCATCGCAGCATATGCCGCGTTCGAGCCGAACGTGTGTACTGTCAGGGCGTTTATCAGCGCCGCCGCGAACGTCAACCAGGCAGACGAGCGCGGTGTTAGTCCGCTCATGGGATCCTTAGACCCTGACATTTCCAAGTTGCTTATCGTCCATGGTGCGCTCGTCAATCATGCCAGCCAATTAGGCGACACCGCGCTCATCTACGCCGTTCGTCGGAACAAAAAGGATCTAGTCGAGCTGCTGTTGGACCACGGTGCGGATACCGCGCACACCAATAAAACGGGGGAAAGCGCGGTAGACATCGCTCGCAAGCAGGGGAGCGTGGAGATTGTTGACTTACTCCACGAGCGCCAGAAACGATAG